The Haloferax sp. Atlit-12N genome segment GGAGAAACAGGTGGACGGTTGAGTCTGCGATGGTCGCCGCCATCGGAATCGGCTCGTCGGTGATGCGGACAGCGGCCGCGTCGGCGTCGAGGAGGTCGCGGAGCTGTTCGCGAAGCTGGGAGTCGTGGGCGAGCGCGTCGATGGCGTCCGACGAGAAGACGCCCTCGAACCGCTGGTCGCCGGCGGCGGTCCGCTCTCGGACGATGTCGAGGTTCTGCTCGTTGAACGCGTAGGAGAAGATTCGCACGTCCTCGGCCTCGCTCAGGAGGGACACAGCGCGCTTGACAGGCGCGTTCGGCCGGACCTGACTCGGCGTGGTAATCGTCGCCTCGGTGAGATGTTCGAGGTCGAACGTGATGGCGTCGGTCGGGAGCCACTCGACGACCGGCCGGAGTTTGGCGTCGGTGTCGAGGATGTCGACGAGGTCGTCGAACCCCCGCGAGACGAGTTCGCCGGTTACCGTCGCCCGGTACGCGCCGTCCTCGCGGACGAGCCACGACCGGTCTTCGAAGTCGCTGAGAATCCGGCCCATCGTCGGCTGCGACGCCCCGGTCCGCTCGACCAACTC includes the following:
- a CDS encoding winged helix-turn-helix domain-containing protein, which produces MESALDVIEFLALSQNRVDALRYLAERPHSRRELVERTGASQPTMGRILSDFEDRSWLVREDGAYRATVTGELVSRGFDDLVDILDTDAKLRPVVEWLPTDAITFDLEHLTEATITTPSQVRPNAPVKRAVSLLSEAEDVRIFSYAFNEQNLDIVRERTAAGDQRFEGVFSSDAIDALAHDSQLREQLRDLLDADAAAVRITDEPIPMAATIADSTVHLFLRDDNGILQASIDVTEPEVLAWADELFERYWEAAEPLDLDRL